The following DNA comes from Tunturibacter psychrotolerans.
CGCTTCCACACGCGCAGCCTCCCAGGAGGGATGCAATGAAGGCCCAGAAAAGGAGGCGAAGGCAAGATGCCATGGCAACAACACGATAGCAACCGGGCCACGCAGCGCGCCGCAGGATTCGCGGTTAGTATGGATTCCTACACCCAGAACCGAATCGATTGAGACAGAACCGCCCAAACCTATGCCACGTCTCCGCAACTTCCATTTCGCTGCGCTTCTGATGCTGGAGTTCTTTTCGATAGCGCCCTCGCGCTCACAATCCGCAGCGCCGGTTCGGTACCGCATGATCGCGCTGGCGGAGGCCGGCAATGGGCTGCACCAAGGCTTTGTGGATGCCGCGCTCGAGTTCCTGGAGAAGACGGGAGCGAAGGAAGGTTTCGCGGTGGACTATATTCGCACGACAGATCCGATCACGGATGATTATCTGGCGCAGCACAAGCTGTTCGTGCAGTTGAATTATCCGCCGTACCGGTGGACACCGGTGGCAGAGGCCGCGTTCAAGAAGGCGATGGAGCTAGGAACGATCGGCTATATCGGGTTTCATCATGCGACCCTGCTGGGGAAGTTCGACGGGTTCGAGATGTCGCCGTTCTTTTACGACTTCATGGGCCGGATCCAGTTCAAGAGCTATATTCCGGAGTTTGCGACGGGCACGGTTCATGTGGAGGCTCCGAAGCATCCGGTGATGAAGGGACTTCCGAAGAGCTTTGTGATCGAGAACGACGAGTGGTACACGTACGACCGGTCTCCGCGGCCGAATGTGCATGTGCTGGCAAACGTGGATGAAGGCAGTTATCAGCCGGCGCGTGAGGTAAAGATGGGGGATCACCCGGTCGTGTGGAGTAATGAACACTACAAGGCCCGGAACGTCTACTTCCAGTTCGGCCATCATGGAGAGCTGCTGGGCAACGCGAACTTCCAAGAGCTGTTTCTGAATGCAATTCACTGGGCGGCGGAATGAGGAATGCGCATATATCTGAGAGCGGCTGCAATTCTTGTCATCGCATTTGCGGTGATGTCGAGCGCACACGCGCAAAATGCACCGTTCCGCGTACTCGCGTTCTGGACTACGGAGGGCGAGGTGGATCACTCGGACTTTGCACGCCAGGCGATTGAGTTCTTTACCGAGGCTGCGGTGCGCGACCACTTCGAGTTTCGAGCAACCACAGACTGGAAGGAGATGAACCCGGAGACTTTGGCGAAGACGCAAGTGGTGGTGTGGCTGAACGGACAACCTGACACTTCGGAGGAACGCGCGGCGTTCGAGAGATATATGAGCAATGGGGGTGCATGGCTGGGAACCCACGTCTCGGGCTATAACGACCGCAGCACGACGTGGCGCTGGTTTGTGGACTTCTTGGGCGGGGCGGTGTTCTTCGCGAACAACTGGCCTCCCCTTCCTGCAACGCTCCACGTTGATGACCCGACACATCCGGTAGTGAAGGGATTACCGCGCAGCTTTGTGGCGCCTGCGAACGAGTGGTATGTGTGGAAGCCCTCCGCGCGGGCGAATCCCGCTGTGAAGGTGTTGGTGACGCTGGATCCTTCGAACTATCCGCTGGGTTTCAAGGATCGTCTGCTCTCGGGGGATTGCCCGCTGGTATGGACAAATAAGAAATTCAGGATGTTGTATCTGAACATTGGCCACGGCGACAAGGTGCTGAGCACTCCAGAGATACGCACGCTCTTCGAGAACTCGCTGTTGTGGCTGGGCAGGCCGCAGAATTAGGTGGACCGTGGCGCGAGTGCGATCACATGGCTTCGCACCAAGGGTTTCCCGCGGTTGGTGAGATGCTTGTTGATGACGCCTTGTGATAGCCAGCACTCCTTATCGGATGGCTTGTCGTTTTGGGGTGGTAACCCCGAGTTGTCCACATGAGTGCCGATTCAAAATTGGGACATGCTCTGGCCTTAGAACATTCCACTCAATCAGCTATTGCAAGCGCCACATGGGAGCTCTATCTCAGTATTTCAGGGGAGGAGTCGGAGTAACCACGCAGGTTAGTCGTCATAAACGAGCCTCTCGTCACTTAACTCCCGGTTGGTCGAGCGAACCGCCCACGATTGAATTGAGACAGAATGTAAGAAGCTAAGAGATTCTCTATTTGATTCCAAATGATGACGAATCTTCCGAGTTCCGGTCCTATCACGGGCAATCCGGAAAAAAACAAATCGCTTCCGTCGTTCACTTCGTTAGATAGTTCATTCACACCGCAAGGCGACCGTTGGATCTACTCTGCTCGCAGTTCGGGCGGGAACCAGCGTCGCTATTAGCGCAACCAGTACCAATAGCACCGCGGCAACACCAAATGTGGCTGGATCGTGAACACGGACGCCGAACAAAAGATTTGCGAGTAGGCGCGTAGCCAGCAGGGCGAGCATAACGCCAAGAACTGTCCCCAGGATAATCAACCTCAGGCTTCGTCTGATTACCAGGCGCACGATGTCACTCCTGTCTGCTCCCAATGCCAGGCGTACGCCGATCTCGTGAGTTCGTTGTGCGACCAGAAAAGCAATAACTCCGTAAAGTCCTATGAGTGCAAGAGCAAAACCTGTCGAGGCGAAGAAGCTCATGAGCAGGGATTGGAATTTTGGTTGATCGGCGAGCTTGCTAACTCGTTCGCTCAGGGTGGCGATGTCGATTGGCAGAGTTGGATCGAGAGCCGCAACCTGAGAGCGAACCAAGAGCGCGGTCTTTTCCGGCAGCAATGAGCTGCGAACGACTACGACGGAGGTTCGGCCCCAGACGCCACCGGCTCTCCAGTCTTCCGGAAGATTCCTTCGTAACAAATAGAACTCCGGAACATCTTCGTTGGCGAGGCCGCTGTTTTTGACGTCTGCCGAGACCCCTACGATGGTGCTCCATGGGTTTGAGGCCATGAGTCGGTCGAAGCGCAAGCGGTGACCAATAGGACACTCATTCGGGAATAGCAACGAGGCTAGACGTTTGCTCAGGATGATGGGGCGACGAGTCGAGGTCATGTCCTCATCGCGGAAGCCTTCACCCTGCACGATGGGGATATCGAGTGCGTTGAAGTACTCGGGTGAAACCCTGCGCTTTGCAACAACACCACCAGTACCGGGAGGATAGAGCGGTCTTCCTTCGATAGCAATCTCCTGAAAACGCCCACTGAACTGATTCTCTGCTGGTGGGACAGAGTCGCTGATTGAGACCAAACTGATGCCCGGACTGAACCGAAGCCGAGCAGTCAGACGTTGAAAAAAGTCGAGCTCGCTTTGCGGTGTGGGGTAGCTGTGCTCTCCCAGCGTAATTCTGGCCGTGACGGTGTTGTCGGCGCGAATGCCTAGGTTTTGATCTTCGAGATTGCGGTAACTCCGTACCAATAGGAGGGCCACCGCGAGCAGGACCATGCTTGCTGAGATTTGCGCGACAACGAGCCACTGGCGCACGCTGGCGCTAGAGACGGAGGTACGGGTGCGTCCACTCAGCATTCGGCCCTCCGGCCTCTGAAGAGCAACCGCAAGACCGAAGAAGACGCCGCACAGAATTGAAAGGATGACAGTAAACCCAACGATTCGAAGATCCAAGTGAACCATACTTAGATATGGGATGTTTGACGGGGCTATGACAATGAAGACATGAAGAAGTCCTTGCGCAAGCACGCAGCCCGCAACCGCTCCAGCCATTGAGAGTAGAAGAGATTCGATAAGCGCCTGGCTCGCCAGTCTGGCCCGACTGGCCCCGAGGGCAGAGCGGACTGCAAGTTCGCGCTGACGCGCAGCACCCCGTGCCATCAACAGGCTCGCGACGTTGGCGCATGCGATGAGCAACACAGCAAACGCGGCACCGAGCAGGACCCATGCTGTAAGGCGCACGTCCTGCATCTGGCGGTCGCGCAGCGAACGAACCTTAAGATGGAAATCAGAACGGATCTCTGACGGAATTTGGTTCCTGCTCTGCTGGAAGAGTGGCTGCAAGGCGGTATCAGCTTGCTGAACAGTAGATTCAGGGTTGAGCGTGGCGAAGACTCTGCGTGGAGTGCCGAATCCGCCATTGGCTACTCGATCAGCCGCCTCGTCGACAGAAAGGGGAAACAAAATATCGGCCGCCTGTAGTCGAGGCATCTCGAAGTCTTTAGGAAGTACTCCGATGACACGGGTGGGTGCACCATCAATCCTGATGGTCCTGTTCAGGATTCCTGGATCGAGGTTGAACCGACTATTCCATAAGCCGTATGAGATAAGAACCGCTCTAGGACCACCGGGTCGGGCCTCTTCAGACAGGAAACTGCGTCCGAGCACGGGCGAAACGCCGAGTGTGGACAAGAAATTTCCTTCGACAGACGGACAATCGAGTTGCATGGGTGTGCCTTCGGTCAGGTCACACTCCCCCGTGCTCGCGCTTTCGGATGTCATCGACGCGAAGACTTTCTGCTTGCTGCGCCAGTCATAGTAAAACCCGCTAAGTAGGAATTCCTGGGTCTCGAGCGGTTGAACCAGACCTAGAGAAACGATTCGTCCATCATTCGCATAAGGTAGTGGGCGGAACAGGATGCGGTCGACCACACTGAAGACTGCACTGGTCGCTCCAATGCCAAGCATGAGAGTTGCGACAATGGTGATGGTAAAGATAGGATTGCGACGGAAGCCGCGGATGCTGTAACGAACATCTTGAAGTAGCGTCTTGGCGAGATAACCGGGCCGTTGCTCATGGGATTGCTGTCGTGTCCGCTCCATTCCTCCGAACGCTATAACCGCCTGCCGGCGAGATTCAAGCGGCGTCATGCCTGCGGCAATATTTGCTTGAATCTGCTGCTCAAGGTGAAACTGCAGTTCTTCGTCGATCTCATTATGAGACTTGGAATTCATCAGGAATCGAAGACGAGTTAGCCATTCTTTGAGCATCAAAATCTCCTACTTGAGTACCAGAGCGATTGCTGTCGAGACTCGTTCCCAATCTTTCAGTTCGGCTTCTAGCTGCCTTCGACCTGTTCGCGTCAACGAGTAGAACTTGGCTCTGCGGTTGTTTTCTGATGCCCGCCACTCCGCCAGAACCCATCCCTTGTATTCCAACCGATGGAGCGCCGGATACAGTGATCCTTGTCCAATCTGCAGTGCATCCCTGGAAACCTGCTGAATGCGCTGGGCTATACCCCATCCATGCATCGGCTCCAGGGCAAGAGTCCTTAAGACAAGCAAATCTAACGTTCCTTGGAGTAGATCAGTAGATGGCGACACGTTCCCCTCGGCTCTCTACAAGAGAATGCCCTGTCTCTTGTCGAGTGTCAAGGGGAAGTCCATAAGGACTCACTCTCTCTACGCTGATTCTTTCGTGTCGGGAAGATGCGGAGTCTTAGCAAGAAAGTCGCAAGTCCCGAATAACGGGCAAACCGGAAGTTATTCACTTGGACGTAAAACCGGCTATTTGGGCAAGTGACTATGAATCTGAGCTTGCCAATCCAACGGTGAACGAAGGGACATTATTACTGATTGTTCGCAGTCGCGACGTGCCACACCGCTGCAGAACATGGGTGCGCCGCCAGAGTTAAAGCTGTGTAACGGGGCCCAAATTGGCGCATTGCTCTGTTCTCGTCAAACTGAGGTTGAGCTTAGTTGCGGACACTTGTTCGCGATGATACCCGCGTGCGCTGAAGCTCGGACCAAAGTAAGACCGTTGTGTGTATGGGGTGGATTCGCAGGTTAATTTTGTGGCGCTGAGAGAACTTTTTTTGAGGGAGGAGTTTGTGGTGTTTTGTTGGGTTTTTGAGAAATTTTGGCGTTTTGGTGTGGTGATTTTGTGGTGTGGGTGTGGTGTTTTGCGTGGTGGATGTGGTGATTCAGCAGTCGTCTTTTGTGGTGATGAAAAATGTGACACGGATTCTGGATTTATTTTTTGGGCTTTCCCGTTCTGGGAATGAGCGATCTCGTCGGAGGGGGCGGCCAGGTCGATGACGTCTTTGTTGGTGATCTTTTGCCGAGTTGCTATTGGGTTTGGTGACGCTGGATTTGACTCATGCTATGGAGCGTGAGTCTTCCAACGCAATGGCCTGCTTGATACTTGCAGCAATACCGCGATAGGTGCGCTGAATCTCTCGCATGCGGAGGAGTTCGCCAGTGGTGTCGGGGGGATCGTTTGCGATCTGGTCCTCGATCGCCTGGATATCTCGCACGACGGACTTCAACTCTTCTTCGAGTAACTCACGCGGTGATTGAGGCATGGTCTCCTGCGCTTCGTTCTCATTCAGGGTACTGCTTTTTTCATTGATCGTCCTGGAGAACCGCGCTTCGCTCGAAGGCCCGATCATGCGATCTTGAGGCACCCGCGTGCGGCAATGAGGCTAAGTTCAGGAGGTGGGTGGGGTTATGCGAGTGGCGAGGAGGAGAGCCAGAGCGCCTGTGCTGAGGAGAATGAGGGTGGAGGGCTCGGGTACGGCGGGAGGAGTTGGCGGGGTTGTCTCGGGGGTGATGGCGAGGTCGTAGTAGTCGGGGCCGGTGATGGAGTGGGCGTAGTCGATCAGGCGGTAGGAGCCGGGGTCGATGGCGGCGGTGTCGGTATTGCCGGTGGAGGAGACGAAGGAGATGAGCGTGGGACCGGCGAGAACACCTACCTGGTCGAAGCTCAGACTATCGCCTGTGTTGCCGATGCCGGTGTAGAAGTGGACATTGAAGGTTTGGCCGCCGACTCCGTTGATGGTTCCGGTGGTGGTGGGGGCGGGGACGGTGACGAGGTGGTATTCGACTGGGAAGGTGAACTGTTGCGGAAGGGTGAAGGTGTAGGTGTTGGAGTCGCCGGTGATGGTGAAGAGGTCGGTGGTGTCGGCATTGGCGGTGCGGGGGAGGATCAGGGCAGAGGCGAAGAGCGGGAGTGCGAAGAGAGCTTTGCGCATGGAGGATTCCCTTCTCGGATTGGGTTTGAGGTAAGGGTGCGCTCGCTTTCGGGGGGCGTCAAGTGAATTTATGTGGGATGTTAGAGGTTCCCTCACATGCTCACATCGCTGAATTCGAAGTGGAATGCTCAACCCACTTTAGGGTGCCATGGATTTACGGCGTTTGAGCGTGGTGATTGCTCCGAGGGCGCCGGTGGCGAGCAGAATGAGACTGGCGGGTTCGGGGGTGGGAGCGATTGGGGTCTCCGGAGTGATGCTAAGGGTGAACGGAAGCGGTGGAGTGAAGGGGTGGTCGAAGAAGGTGTTTCCAGTTTGAAGTTGATAGGTTCCCGGAACAAAGGTGACGTTGAAGGTTCCCTCGTCCTCAGGGTTCGGAAATTCCGCGGGCACAACAAACCAGCTGTAGGGTATGGAGCCATACAGATCGGGAATGTTTGACTGCGGGTTGGAGTCGATGGTCAGGTCGGGAGCTGACTGAACGATTTCAAAATACGGGACGTAAAATGTGGCCCCTACGGTGGCAGGCGCTCCGTCGATTGTTCCGGGACCGCTCGCGGAGAAGCTATCGAAGTGTTGATGGAGAGTGTAGACCCCTGTGGCAGGGAGGGAAAAGGTGACGGTTTCGCCATTGCCGGTGAGGACGAAGTCGTCGATGGTGTCTGCGTGGGCGGTTAGGGTGATGGACAAGGCAGAGGCGAGGATTGCAAAGGCGAAGAGAGTTTTGCGCATGAGTGGTTCCCTTCTCGAATTTTCAGTGGGATAAGGGTGCGCTCGCTTTTTGGGGGCGTCAAGTGAATTTATGTGGGTGGGGAAGGGTTCGAGCTCCGCTCGAATGCCCACTCATGCGATGAGACCGCATGAATGGGGCACCCAAGGTATCGGCTGGACTTCATGTATGGGCCACCCGCCCACGAAGTCTTATCATCTGCTTCGGCTTGGAAGAGAAATCGGAACGTCTTTCAACCAACTCTGCACCCAGAGGAGACTCTTATGCCGTTTGCTCGTATCGATCTGCTTAAAGGAAAGACTGCGGAGTATCGCGCCATTATGGCCGACGTCGTGTACCAGGGGATCGTCGATGTCCTGAAGGCGCCGGACGGCGACCGCTTCGTCGTCATCGGCGAGCATACCCCCGACAATTTGATTTACGACCCTAAATTCCTCGGTTGGAATCGATCGACTGACTTCATGTTGATACAAGTGACCAGCACTGTCGGAAATAACAAGGAATCGAAGCTTGCGTTCTACCGATATATCGCCGACGAACTGAAGAGCAAGCTATCCGTGCGCCCTGATGACATTATGATCAACATGGTCTTCGTTGATCGCTCGGATTGGTCATTCGGCAATGGGGAGCCGTGGGTTTAGGTTCGCGCCAAAGCGCGAATGCCCACTCATGCGATGAAACTGCATGAATGGGGCACCCGAGGTATTGGCTGAATTCATGTATGGGCCACCCGCCACCCCAAATCTCAACTCCGATTTCATGTGTGGGCCACCCGCCCGACGTCGTGTACAAGGGGATCGTCGATGTCCTGAAGGCGCCGGACGGCGACCGCTTCATCGTCATCGGCGAGCATACCCCCGACAATTTGATTTACGACCCTAAATTCCTCGGTTGGAATCGATCGACTGATTTCATGTTGATCCAAGTGACCAGCACTGTCGGAAATAACAAGGAGTCGAAGCTTGCCTTCTACCGGTATATCGCCGACGAACTCAAGAGCAAGCTATCCGTGCGCCCTGATGACATCATGATCAACATGGTTTTCGTTGACCGCTCGGATTGGTCATTCGGCAATGGCGATCCGTGGGTTTAGGTTCGCGCCAAGGCGCGAATGCCCACTCATGCGATGAAACTGCATGAATGGGGCACCAAGGTATAGGCTTGAGTTCATGTATGGGCCACCCGCCCCGTCCCCCGTTAGTTGATCGCCGGCGGATTTGTGACAGGCTTCTGCAAAGTTTCGATACCATCTGAAACGACAGGCTCAGCTATTGGTTCGACCGGAATATCTACCTTTTTCGCCAATAGCGGTTCTCCAAACTTGGCTTCGAATGCTTTCTGAAAGATAGGCACTTTTCGAATCTCCTTAAAGAGAGGCCAAAGACGGTAACCGGCAGCGTCGATCCCGTCCTCGCCATCTTTCGGAACGATCTCCATTAGTTTGGCCACGCTCTCGTAATCATCATTGATAACAGCCGCTGCAAGCCTAAAGTTAGCGGAAGATGCACCCCAATCAATTTTGTTGACGATTGCCTTGGATTCTTCTTCTTTCCCGCTCCATTTATAAGCTTGGGCTCTGTTGATGCACATTTTTAATTTATTTACTTCACTTGCCACACCGCGGATACTGGACCCGAAATCGCTTATATTGCGAGCGAGTGTATAGTCTTCACGAACTAACAGCTCAAAGATAATAGTGATCAAAAGATAGTCTTGCTCTGCATTCTGATCAGGCCGTATTTTTCTCCAAGCTATCTGGATAGTTCTAATACCAGTTTCAAATAGGACATCTCGTGCTTGTTGCAGATACATCCGATTGATAGGTAAGTGTTCCCCAAGTTCTTTGAGTGGCGCGATCTCTCTCGTCAGATCTTTAGTTTTATCTTTGTATTGCTTCGAAACCAATCCTTCGTTGTGTACGCATAAATTTCTACGTTCAGTGATCTCTATGAACTTTTCGATTAGCGGCTCTTTTGGGTCCACTTGAAAGTCGAATTTCTTTGCTACCCACTGGATCTGGCTGAGATGACTTCCTCGTAAGACTTCATCCAGTTCATCCTCAATTAACTCTTGTAAGACTTCCTCGATAGAAGTGAACTTTGCTAAGTCTTTTACGCTGATTGTTCTTTCAGCGGTCCGAATTTTCTCGGGCTTGAGAAGAAACAGATTCTTGGTAGCGGCTACAAGGAAAGCATCATATTGGCTCACCATACTGATCAATAAACTTTGAGGGACAATTCTCTCAGCCATGGCAGCTTTTTCTCTTGCCGTCTTGAGCTTGAGATATTCTTGATACTCGTTTGAACCGGCGTTTAGAGTGAGCGTCTTTCCTTTTTTCGCATGCATCAGCGGTTGAATGTACGAATGAAGATTTTCTTGAGCCCTCCTTTTACTATTCATCATGATGAGCATTATTCTGTTTGCTGTTTCGAACAGTGCATCAAGTTTAAGTAAGAATGCATTAGCGTTATCGCTAAGTAACTCGTCAGTACTCTTGTTTTGCGGCACTTGGGCGGGAGTTGCAGCAGCAGCTTGCTCTGTTTTTTGGGCTGGCTCAATCATCAAAACTTCTTTCCTAATTCTTTAACAAATACGGAACAGAATGAGGCTAGCACTTCTGCCAGCCTCTTCTGTTTCCACCACCGCCGCCACGCATAATCTTTGAGCGCCTTTTAGCTGCAGCCGCTGGTGCTGCCGCAGGACATGCAGCGGTAGCAGGAACCGCTGCGGGTCATGATGGCTCCGCAGGTGGCGCAGGAGGGTGAGTCGCCCATCTCGTACATGGACTTCATGGCGTCGGAGGCGTGGTAGATGCCGCGGTCTTCGAGGGACATCGGGTCGGGGGATTCGAGTCCGCTGCGGGCGCTGAGGTCGGGCGCGATTCCCTGCTGGGGTGGGGTGGTGGTGTGGGTGTGCTCGTGGCTGTCGTACGTGCTAAAAGCAGATCCCTCCGCTCCGCTGCGGGATGACAACAAGGAAGACTGTGCGGGCTCCTGCTTGTGTTCCGCTGATGCGGAGAGATTGGGGATGATGACGTTGCCGGAGGCGTTGACGGTGCCTTCGACGGGGATGCTGGTTGGGATGGCGGCTTGTCCCTGGGCTTGTGGGCTTAGGCCGGCGAAGAGGTCGAATTGGTGTCCGGAGAGGAAGCGGATCTGGATCCAGCGGAAGATGTAGTCCATGATCGACTTGGCGTAGCCGATCTGCTCGTTGCCGGTCCAGCCGGAGGGCTCGAAGCGGGTGTGGGCGAACTTCTCGCAGAGGACACGGAGAGGAACGCCGTGCTGGAGGGCGAGGGAGACGGCGGTGGCGAAGGAGTCCATGAGTCCGGAGACGGTGGAGCCTTCCTTGGCCATGCGGATGAAGATTTCGCCGGGCTGGCCGTTTGGATATAGCCCGACGGTGATGTAGCCCTCGTGTCCGGCGAGGCCGAACTTGTGCGTGACGGAGGCGCGCTCGGCAGGGAGACGGTGGCGGACGGCGCGGGGCGGTGCCTGCGAGTCTGCGGCGTCGGAGTTCTGAAGAGCGGCTTCGGCGATCTGCTTGAGCTGCGTTTCGAGGGTGTGGATGCGGGTGTGGGCGGCGGTGGCGGTCTCCATGGCCTCGGTGAGCTGCTGGCGTGAGGCGGCCTTGGCGGCTTCGACGGCTTCCTCGATTTCGATGGAGCCTGCGGCTACGGGGGCTATGGCGTTGGAGGCGCGGGTTCCCTTCTTGTCGGCGTCGGTTTGCGCGGTGACGTTGAGGGGCTGGGTGCCTTTGGAGTTGTCGCGGTAGATGGCTACGGCCTTGAGGCCCTGGCGCCAGCTCTCCATGTAGGCTTCGGCGATGTCGTCGACGGAGCAGTCCTGCGGGAGGTTGACGGTCTTGGAGATGGCTCCGGAGAGGAAGGGCTGGGTGGCGCCCATCATCTTGATGTGGCCCATGTAGGAGATGCTGCGCGTTCCCTTGGAGGGCTTGAAGGAGCAGTCGAAGACGGCGAGGTGCTCGGGCTTGATGGCGGGCGCGCCTTCGATGGTGCCAGTGGCGTCGATGTAGCTGACGATGGCGTTGACCTCGGACTCGGAGTAGCCGAGCTTGATGAGGGCTGAGGGGACGGTGTTGTTGACGATCTTGATCATGCCGCCACCGACTAGCTTTTTGTATTTCACGAGGGCGAGGTCAGGCTCGATGCCGGTGGTGTCGCAGTCCATCATGAAGCCGATGGTGCCGGTGGGCGCGAGGACGGTGACCTGGGAGTTGCGGTAGCCGTGCTTCTCGCCGTGGGCGAGTGCGCCGTCCCAGGCGTGGCGGGAGGCTTCGATGAGCGAGTCGAGCTGGGGGACGGAGAAGGGCTCGGTGCTCTGCTTGGACTTGCCGATGTTGTTGACCTCGGCGCGGTGCATGCGGATGACGTCGAGGAAGGGTTCGCGGTTGACGTAGAAGCCGGGGCAGGCTCCGCCAGCGATTTCTGCTTGTTGCGTGAGCGGGGTGGCTGCGCCGAGGGGTGGGCAGGTTTCGGCGATGCGGGAGGACTGCCAGTAGGCGTCGCCGCAGAGGATGGAGGTGAGGGTGGCGGCGAAGTCGCGGCCGGCGTCGGAGTCGTAGGGGAGACCGAAGGCCATGAGGAGCGCGCCGAGGTTCGCGTAACCGAGGCCGAGGGGGCGGTAGTCGTGCGAGTTCTTCGAGATCATCTCGGTGGGGTAGCCGGCGGAGTCGACGATGATCTCCATAGCGGTGGTGACGATCTCGATGGCGTGGCGGTAGCTGGGGATGTCGAACTGGCCTCCCGGAGTGAGGAACTTTAGGAGATTGAAGGAAGCAAGGTTGCAGGCGGAGTCGTCGAGAAACATGTACTCCGAGCAGGGATTGGACGCGTTGATGCGGCCGGTGTTTTTGCTGGTATGCCAGCGGTTGATGGTGGAGTCGAACTGCATGCCGGGGTCGCCGCACTGCCAGGTGGCTTCGGCGATGTTGTGCATGAGGTCGCGGGCTTTGTACTCCTTGACGGGAGTGCGCTCCTTGACGGTGCGGGTGACGAAGGTGCCGTCGGACTCGACTGCGCGCATGAACTCGTCGGTGACGCGGACGGAGTTGTTGGCGTTCTGGAAGAAGATCGAGCTGTAAGCTTCGGAGTCGGGACCGCTGCCGTCGTAGCCGGCCTGCATGAGATGCCAAGCCTTCTGCTCTTCCTTCACCTTGCACTGGACGAAGTCTTCGATGTCGGGATGGTCGGCGTTGAGGATGACCATCTTGGCGGCGCGGCGGGTTTTGCCGCCGGACTTGATGACGCCAGCGAAGGCGTCGAAGCCGCGCATGAAGGAGAGCGGGCCGGAGGCGGTGCCGCCGCCGGAGAGGGTCTCCATGGAGCCGCGGATGTTGGAGAGGTTGGAGCCGGCGCCGGAGCCCCACTTGAAGAGCATGCCCTCGGTCTTGGCGAGGGTGAGGATGGAGTCGAGTGAGTCCTGCACAGAGTTGATGAAGCAGGCGGAGCACTG
Coding sequences within:
- a CDS encoding PEP-CTERM sorting domain-containing protein (PEP-CTERM proteins occur, often in large numbers, in the proteomes of bacteria that also encode an exosortase, a predicted intramembrane cysteine proteinase. The presence of a PEP-CTERM domain at a protein's C-terminus predicts cleavage within the sorting domain, followed by covalent anchoring to some some component of the (usually Gram-negative) cell surface. Many PEP-CTERM proteins exhibit an unusual sequence composition that includes large numbers of potential glycosylation sites. Expression of one such protein has been shown restore the ability of a bacterium to form floc, a type of biofilm.), producing MRKTLFAFAILASALSITLTAHADTIDDFVLTGNGETVTFSLPATGVYTLHQHFDSFSASGPGTIDGAPATVGATFYVPYFEIVQSAPDLTIDSNPQSNIPDLYGSIPYSWFVVPAEFPNPEDEGTFNVTFVPGTYQLQTGNTFFDHPFTPPLPFTLSITPETPIAPTPEPASLILLATGALGAITTLKRRKSMAP
- a CDS encoding ABC transporter permease → MLKEWLTRLRFLMNSKSHNEIDEELQFHLEQQIQANIAAGMTPLESRRQAVIAFGGMERTRQQSHEQRPGYLAKTLLQDVRYSIRGFRRNPIFTITIVATLMLGIGATSAVFSVVDRILFRPLPYANDGRIVSLGLVQPLETQEFLLSGFYYDWRSKQKVFASMTSESASTGECDLTEGTPMQLDCPSVEGNFLSTLGVSPVLGRSFLSEEARPGGPRAVLISYGLWNSRFNLDPGILNRTIRIDGAPTRVIGVLPKDFEMPRLQAADILFPLSVDEAADRVANGGFGTPRRVFATLNPESTVQQADTALQPLFQQSRNQIPSEIRSDFHLKVRSLRDRQMQDVRLTAWVLLGAAFAVLLIACANVASLLMARGAARQRELAVRSALGASRARLASQALIESLLLSMAGAVAGCVLAQGLLHVFIVIAPSNIPYLSMVHLDLRIVGFTVILSILCGVFFGLAVALQRPEGRMLSGRTRTSVSSASVRQWLVVAQISASMVLLAVALLLVRSYRNLEDQNLGIRADNTVTARITLGEHSYPTPQSELDFFQRLTARLRFSPGISLVSISDSVPPAENQFSGRFQEIAIEGRPLYPPGTGGVVAKRRVSPEYFNALDIPIVQGEGFRDEDMTSTRRPIILSKRLASLLFPNECPIGHRLRFDRLMASNPWSTIVGVSADVKNSGLANEDVPEFYLLRRNLPEDWRAGGVWGRTSVVVVRSSLLPEKTALLVRSQVAALDPTLPIDIATLSERVSKLADQPKFQSLLMSFFASTGFALALIGLYGVIAFLVAQRTHEIGVRLALGADRSDIVRLVIRRSLRLIILGTVLGVMLALLATRLLANLLFGVRVHDPATFGVAAVLLVLVALIATLVPARTASRVDPTVALRCE
- a CDS encoding ThuA domain-containing protein — its product is MPRLRNFHFAALLMLEFFSIAPSRSQSAAPVRYRMIALAEAGNGLHQGFVDAALEFLEKTGAKEGFAVDYIRTTDPITDDYLAQHKLFVQLNYPPYRWTPVAEAAFKKAMELGTIGYIGFHHATLLGKFDGFEMSPFFYDFMGRIQFKSYIPEFATGTVHVEAPKHPVMKGLPKSFVIENDEWYTYDRSPRPNVHVLANVDEGSYQPAREVKMGDHPVVWSNEHYKARNVYFQFGHHGELLGNANFQELFLNAIHWAAE
- a CDS encoding PEP-CTERM sorting domain-containing protein, producing MRKALFALPLFASALILPRTANADTTDLFTITGDSNTYTFTLPQQFTFPVEYHLVTVPAPTTTGTINGVGGQTFNVHFYTGIGNTGDSLSFDQVGVLAGPTLISFVSSTGNTDTAAIDPGSYRLIDYAHSITGPDYYDLAITPETTPPTPPAVPEPSTLILLSTGALALLLATRITPPTS
- a CDS encoding ThuA domain-containing protein, which translates into the protein MRIYLRAAAILVIAFAVMSSAHAQNAPFRVLAFWTTEGEVDHSDFARQAIEFFTEAAVRDHFEFRATTDWKEMNPETLAKTQVVVWLNGQPDTSEERAAFERYMSNGGAWLGTHVSGYNDRSTTWRWFVDFLGGAVFFANNWPPLPATLHVDDPTHPVVKGLPRSFVAPANEWYVWKPSARANPAVKVLVTLDPSNYPLGFKDRLLSGDCPLVWTNKKFRMLYLNIGHGDKVLSTPEIRTLFENSLLWLGRPQN
- a CDS encoding PadR family transcriptional regulator, coding for MSPSTDLLQGTLDLLVLRTLALEPMHGWGIAQRIQQVSRDALQIGQGSLYPALHRLEYKGWVLAEWRASENNRRAKFYSLTRTGRRQLEAELKDWERVSTAIALVLK
- a CDS encoding tautomerase family protein; the protein is MPFARIDLLKGKTAEYRAIMADVVYQGIVDVLKAPDGDRFVVIGEHTPDNLIYDPKFLGWNRSTDFMLIQVTSTVGNNKESKLAFYRYIADELKSKLSVRPDDIMINMVFVDRSDWSFGNGEPWV